One genomic segment of Halomarina pelagica includes these proteins:
- a CDS encoding dihydrodipicolinate synthase family protein: MRITGTIPPMVTPTLGRDGGVDVPTLRSFTASLVADGVHALFPNGSTGEFSSLTRAERRTVVETVVESADGTPVIAGCGGTSVGYVLAAVDDAAGAGADAAVVVTPYYLSTTQAGLLEFYETVADRSPLPVVLYTIPQLTGVTLDVETVATLADHDNVVGIKDSSGRASYHFRLVDGTPDDFAVVQGITALGAASLDAGADGIVAGAANVFPAAMAELYDAHVDGDRERVARLCNDVAIPISTAHDGLPTTAALKFLVRWSGVEVGPPLLPLPELSPEEERRLADAYDAVAARSEST, from the coding sequence ATGCGAATCACTGGCACGATTCCGCCGATGGTGACGCCGACGCTCGGTCGAGACGGCGGCGTCGACGTTCCGACGCTCCGATCGTTCACCGCCTCGCTCGTCGCGGACGGCGTCCACGCGCTGTTTCCGAACGGGTCGACCGGCGAGTTCTCCAGCCTCACGCGGGCGGAGCGACGAACCGTCGTCGAGACGGTGGTCGAGTCGGCCGACGGGACGCCCGTCATCGCCGGCTGCGGGGGGACGAGCGTCGGATACGTGCTCGCCGCCGTCGACGACGCCGCGGGTGCGGGTGCCGACGCGGCGGTCGTCGTGACGCCCTACTACCTCTCGACGACGCAGGCGGGACTGCTCGAGTTCTACGAGACCGTGGCGGACCGCTCGCCGCTCCCGGTGGTGCTCTACACCATCCCCCAGTTGACCGGCGTCACCCTCGACGTCGAGACGGTGGCGACGCTGGCGGACCACGACAACGTCGTCGGCATCAAGGACTCCTCCGGACGGGCGAGCTACCACTTCCGACTCGTCGATGGCACGCCGGACGACTTCGCCGTCGTCCAGGGCATCACGGCGCTCGGGGCCGCATCGCTCGATGCGGGGGCCGACGGTATCGTCGCGGGGGCGGCAAACGTCTTCCCGGCGGCGATGGCCGAACTGTACGACGCCCACGTCGACGGCGACCGGGAGCGCGTCGCACGGCTGTGCAACGACGTGGCGATACCGATCAGCACCGCCCACGACGGCCTCCCGACGACGGCGGCGCTCAAGTTCCTCGTCCGGTGGAGCGGCGTCGAGGTGGGGCCGCCGCTGCTGCCGCTACCGGAGCTGTCGCCCGAGGAGGAACGGCGACTCGCCGACGCCTACGACGCCGTCGCCGCCCGTTCCGAGTCG